One Mugil cephalus isolate CIBA_MC_2020 chromosome 8, CIBA_Mcephalus_1.1, whole genome shotgun sequence genomic window carries:
- the LOC125011720 gene encoding probable G-protein coupled receptor 21, with translation MNSSSDANQSISPPFCLLGAMGYSHSLDTCMLEVVVILFLTVLIIAGNLVVIFVFHCAPLLHHHTTSHFIQTMAYADLLVGVSCLVPSLSLLHYLRGLNEELTCKVFGYMVSVLKSVSMASLACISVDRYIAITRPLSYATLVTPCRLRVCIVLIWVYSALIFLPSFFSWGKPGYHGDIFQWCADSWRTSPGFSTFIVGMLYAPAALTVCFTYGSIFRICRQHTREITQRHARFSSQMEGNKGERAERCEGCPDKRYAMVLFRITSVFYVLWMPYILYFLLESSGLYHHKVASFLTTWLAISNSFCNCLIYSLSNSVFRKGLGRLFSPLFPSCLGCTDGKKAPAPVSLRPDP, from the coding sequence ATGAACTCTTCCTCTGATGCGAACCAAAGCATTTCTCCCCCGTTTTGCCTTCTTGGCGCCATGGGTTACTCTCACAGCCTGGATACCTGCATGCTGGAGGTAGTCGTTATCCTCTTTCTCACTGTGCTCATCATTGCTGGCAACTTGGTGGTAATCTTTGTTTTCCACTGTGCCCCGCTGCTGCACCACCACACCACCAGCCACTTCATCCAGACCATGGCCTACGCCGATCTGCTTGTGGGTGTCAGCTGCCTGGTGCCCTCGCTGTCCCTCCTTCACTACCTCCGAGGTTTGAATGAGGAGCTTACCTGCAAGGTGTTTGGCTACATGGTTTCTGTCCTGAAGAGCGTCTCAATGGCGTCGCTGGCGTGTATCAGCGTGGACCGCTACATCGCCATCACCCGCCCGCTGTCCTACGCCACGCTGGTGACACCGTGCCGGCTAAGGGTGTGCATCGTTCTCATCTGGGTTTAttctgctttgatttttttgcCATCCTTTTTCAGCTGGGGCAAGCCCGGCTACCACGGGGACATATTTCAATGGTGTGCAGATTCCTGGAGAACCAGCCCAGGGTTCAGCACCTTCATTGTGGGGATGCTCTATGCACCGGCTGCGCTCACAGTCTGCTTTACCTATGGAAGCATATTCAGGATCTGTCGGCAGCACACGAGGGAGATCACCCAGCGCCATGCTCGCTTCAGCTCACAGATGGAGGGCAATAAAGGCGAGCGGGCTGAGCGGTGTGAGGGCTGCCCCGACAAACGCTACGCAATGGTGCTGTTTCGCATCACCAGTGTCTTCTACGTACTGTGGATGCCGTACATCCTCTACTTCCTCCTGGAGAGCTCCGGACTGTATCACCACAAGGTGGCATCCTTCCTTACAACATGGCTGGCAATCAGCAACAGTTTCTGCAACTGTCTCATCTACAGCCTCTCCAACAGCGTCTTCCGGAAAGGTCTCGGCCGCCTCTTTAGCCCACTGTTTCCTTCGTGTCTTGGCTGCACAGATGGCAAAAAGGCTCCAGCGCCCGTTAGCCTGCGACCAGATCCTTGA